In Erwinia pyrifoliae DSM 12163, the genomic window AGAGTGTTCAGCTGAACAGTGATTCACTCGACAATACGCAAGGTACGCTGCGCGCTAACGATTTGCTGGCTATCACCACCATGCAGTCGCTCAATAATTCGCAGGGCTTAGTCTCTTCTGCTGATGCTATTTCTGTCAGCGGCGGTGATACGCTGAAGCTAAGTAACAGCGGAGGAACCCTGATATCCGGTAAGGATCTGCAACTGCGCGCCGCTTCTCTGGCCGGCGACGGGCGCGTGTTATCGCAGGGCGCGATGACGCTCAATCTGCAACAGGGGTTCGTTAACCAGGGCGATGTCATTGCTAACGGCGATCTGAACTTCAACGTCGGCGGTAACGTTGACAACCGTGCGCTGCTAAAATCCGGCGCTACGCTGAACCTTCATTCAGCCAGCCTGAACAACGCGGCTGAGGGTGAAATCAGCGCCGGGCAAAACCATATTTTCACCGATGGCGAACTGACCAACCGTGGCCTGATCGACGGCAGCCTGACGCATATCCAGTCGGGTACGCTAACCAACACGGGCAGCGGGCGCATCTATGGTGACCATATCGCCCTGCAAAGCGGCACGCTGAACAATCTGGCCGAAGGCGGCACGGCAGCGACCATCGCCGCCCGCGAGCGGCTGGATATCGGCGCACAAAACATCAATAACAGCGATCATGCACTGATTTTCAGCGCCGGGGACGCGGCGACAGGTGGGCAACTCAACGACATCTGGCAGGCATCCGGCCAGGCTTCCGTATTCAACAACCACAGCGCCACGCTGGAATCTGTCGGCAATATGACGCTCAACATCGGGCAGATCAACAATTTCAATGACCATCTGGTCACCCAGGAGGTGGTTAGCGAACCCTCGCAGCATCATGAAGCGGTGTTACAGGGCGCAACAACCCGCCACGACTGGGATAAAGTGGATACCTCATACTCGAATAAGTACGACGTACACGATGCCATTATGCCTGATGGCAGCGTCAACAATGAATTTTACGAGTACCAATACCAGCGCACCGTTACCGAAACCCAAATCACAGAGAGCGATCCCGGGCAGATCATCGCCGGGGGGAACCTGACGATCGACAGCGATCGGATTAATAACTACGACAGCCGTATGATGGCGGGCGGTACGCTGGGCGTGAATCCTGGCGCGGTGCTGAATAACGTGGCCAGCGAAGGCACTAAAGTCACGGTCGATATCGGTAGGCAAACGCACTGGTACGCCAAAAAGTCCAGCAATGGACTACTGGGCGGCACCAAGACCTCACAGGGCAAGGATACCAACCGTTACCGGCCAGCCCCCATGATGCAAACCTTTGCTTTGGCCACGATGGTTTACCAGGGGCATACCCAGGTAAACGGCAGCGGCACCACGATTGGCGGGCGCGCTACCTCGGAGCTGAACCAGCAGGCTGACAATGCCGCTGTGGTGACACCACCGGCCGACCATATTGTCGAAATTGCCTTGCCGAACCAGGCAGCAAACAGCGTCATCCGCGTCACCAGCCCGAACACTCACCTGCCCGACAACAGCCTGTTCCAGCTGCATGGCGAGGTCACCAGCCACTATCTGATCGAAACCGATCCCCGCTTCACCCATCAAAAGCAGTGGCTGAGCAGCGACTATATGCAGAGTGCGCTTAGCCAGGATCCGGACCGTCTGGACAAACGTCTGGGCGATGGTTACTACGAACAGCGATTGATCCGCGAACAAATTGTCGATCTGACCGGGCAACGTTATCTGGCGGGCTACAATAATGACGGCGAGCAGTACAAAGCGCTGATGGATGCAGGCGTGACTTTCGCTAAGGATTACCACCTGACGCTGGGCGTGGCCTTGACGCCAGCGCAGATGGCGCTGCTAACCAGCGATATGGTTTGGCTGGTCCGGCAGGATGTTACCCTGCCGGACGGTTCGCAGCAAAGCGTGCTGGTGCCACAGGTTTATGCGCGAGTGAAAAAAGGCGACCTCGACGGTAGCGGAGCCTTGCTGTCCGGTAACAACCTGGTGCTCAACACCGGCCGCGACCTGACCAACGGGGGCAAAATAGCCGGCCGGGAAGTGACGCAGATCAATGCTGACACCCTCAACAACAGCGGCATTATTGGCGCTAACCGCGTCAATCTGAACGCCCTGACCGATATCAACAACATCGGCGGCACCCTGCAAGGCGGTGATGCCCTGGTGGCGATAGCCGGTCGCGATATCAACAGCAGCAGCACGCTGGCGGGCGACGACAGCAATCGCTATCTTAACCGGCCGGCGGGCATCTATGTGCAAAATGACAATGGCGCGCTGGGCCTGCTGGCTGTCAACAATATCAATCTGACCGCATCGCAGTTGGACAATAGCGGCAATAACAGTCAGACAGAAATCATCGCCGGCCATGACCTCAACCTTAATACCCTGACCACCACCCACAGCGAAAAAAGCGACTGGGGCAGCGATAACTACCGTCATCTGACGCAAACCGGGGATATCGGCACGCAGCTGAACGGCGGCGGTAGCGTGGCTCTGAGCGCGGGCCACGATCTGAATGCTCAGGCCGCCGCCATTACGGCAAAAGACAGCGTGGCGATGCAGGCCGGTCATGATATCAACCTGACCGCCGGTGATTCTGCCTATCATCTGACCGAGCACAGTCAGCAAACCGTTAAGGGATTATTGTCCGGCAAATCGGCAGAAACGCACGACGAAGTGCAAAGCCAGAGCGCGCTCGGCAGTAGCGTCAGCGGCAACAGCGTGACGATGCAGGCAGGACACGATCTGCGGGTGAGCGCCAGCAGCGTGGCGTCCACGCAGGACGTCAGCCTGCTGGCGGGCAATGACCTCAATATCAACACCGCCGGCCAGTCACGCCAGGAAACTCACCTGCGCGAGGAGGAGAAAACCGGACTGACCGGCACCGGCGGTATCGGCTTCAGCTACGGTAAAAATGCGCTTAAAACCACCGATGAGGGGCAATCGCAAAGCAGCGCGGGGAGCATCGTTGGCAGCAGCCGGGGCAACGTCAACCTCACTGCTGGCAATGCGCTGACGGTGAAAGGCTCGGAGGTGCTGGGCGGTCAGGATCTGAACCTGAGCGGCAAACAGGTCAGTATTCTGGCGGCGGACAACCAGAGCGTGCAAACCCATACCGTGGAACAAAAACAGAGCGGGCTGACGCTGGCGCTGTCAGGTGCGGTGGGCAGTGCGGTTAACGGCGCGGTCACCAGCGCCAGTGAGGCCAGTAACGCCAGCAGCGGGCGGCTGGCGGCGCTTGACGGCATCAAAACGGCGCTCGGTGGCGTGCAGGCGTATCAGGGCTATCAGCTCGGTACGGCTCAGGGAGAGGATGCGAAAAACCTGTTTGGCGTNAACCTGTCTTACGGCAGCCAGTCGTCAAAATCTCAGCAGACGCAGACCTCGAACCAGAGCCAGGGCAGCACCCTNACCGCCGGCAATAACCTCAATATTCGCGCCACCGACGCGGATATCACCGTTCAGGGCAGCCAGCTGCAGGCCGGCAGGGATCTCGGCCTGGCTGCCGCCCGTGACGTCAACCTGCTGTCGGCGCAGAACACCTCGCTTCTTGAGGGGAAAAACGAAAGCCACGGCGCTTCCGTCGGCGTTGGCATTAATTTCGGCGGGGATAAAAACGGCCTGACCCTCAACGCCAGCGGCAATAAAGGCACAGGTTCGGAGAACGGCAACGGCGTCACGCATACNGAAACCACGCTCAACGCCGGTCATCATCTGACCATCAGCAGCGGGCGTGACACCACGCTGACCGGCGCACAGGTCAGCGGCGACAGCGTGACGCTGGACACGGCCCGCAACCTGACATTAACCAGCGAGCAGGACAGCGATAACTACGACTCGAAGCAGCAGAATGCCAGTGCGGGCGGCAGCGCTGGCGCTGGCGGCCCCGGCGGTTCGTTTAACCTCAGCCGTGATAAGATGCACAGCACATGGGATTCGGTGCAGGAGCAGACCGGCATCTTTGCCGGCAAAGGCGGCTTTGACATCACCACCGGCGGGCATACACAGCTCAACGGCGCGGTTATCGGCAGCACCGCCACGGCGGATAAAAACCGCCTTGATACCGGCACGCTGGGCTTTGCTGATATNGATAACAGGGCCGACTATAAGGTCGAACACCTGAGCACCGGCTTCAGCACCGGCGGCAGCACGGGTGGNCAGTTCCTGAGTAATCTGGGCAGCACCCTGCTGGTCGGNGCCAACGGCGAAGACCACGACAGCTCCGCCACCCAAGCGGCGGTATCTGACGGCAGCATTATTATCCGTGATAAGAATGCGCAGCAGCAGGATGTCGCTGACCTGANCCGCGACGTGGAGCATGCCAGCCAGACCCTTTCCCCGATATTCAACAAGGAGAAGGAGCAGCAGCGGCTGCAGGAAGCGNAGAAGATCGGCGAAATAGGGGCGCAGGCGCTGGATATTGCGGCGACCCAGGGTAAGATCGAAGCCACGCATGCGGCAAATGATAAAATTGCCGGGGCCACGCAGCACGACCGCGATAAAGCGCTGGCCGAACTGAAAAAGCAGGACCCGTCGAAGCAGTACGACAGCGCGGATATNGAAAAGCAGGTCTACCAGAACTTCTATAATCAGGCGCTGACGGAAAGCCAGTTCGGCACGGGGGGGAAAGTGCAACAGGCCATCCAGGCCGCCACGGCGGCGGTGCAGGGCCTGGCGGGCGGCAATATCGCGCAGGCGATGGCGGGCGGAGCGGCACCGTATCTGGCGGAGGTCATTCATAAAATGACCTCCGACCCGGCAACCGGCAGTGTGGACGTCCAGTCTAATCTGATGGCGCACGCGGTACTGGGTGCGGTGGTGGCACAGACGAGCGGTCACTCCGCTCTGGCCGGAGCCGCAGGCGCGACGACCGGCGAATTTATCGCGCAGCAGCTGTACCCGGGTATAGACAGGAACCAGCTTAACGAAGAGCAAAAGCAGACGGTTAGCGCGCTGGGTACGCTGGCGGCGGGTCTTGCGGGTGGCTTGACGGGAGGCAGCGCCGCCGATACAGTGGCGGGCGCGCAGGCCGGGAAGAATGCGGTGGAGAATAATGCGCTGAGTCTGCCGTCCGGCCTGCAGAGTTACGTTCAGGCGGTGGCATCGTGGGATCAGTATGCCGTGACAAACGAACTGACGCCGGAGCAGAAACAGGCCGGGCTGAATAAGCTGGCGCAGGGTGATTTACCCGCCGGACAGAATGCAGCCACGGGGCTGATAACGGCCTGGGGCGCGGGAGTGTCCGCTGTGGTTGCGCCCGTACTGTTGCCTTCCGGGGCAACGGCAGGNAGTATCCTGACAGGCGGTGTTATCAGTGGCGCGGCCAATGTCAGCAATCAGATTGCGGGCGGTGGCCCGGTAAGCATGACCGATGCACTGATAGCAGCGGGTTCAGGGGCTGTTACGCANGGCAAAGGATTCTGGTTTACGGAGGGAGTCAGCGTCATCGGAGCTTACGGTGGTGCGACGTTGCAGGGTAAAGATGCAGTTCCTGCTGTGGCAGGGGCAGCCGTTGGTACTGCGATTGGTGCGGGTTCAGGCATACTTATTTCAGAAAAGTTGAAACCTGTAGTATCTGGTAATACGGCTGAAATTTTAGGCAATATAACTGGTTCGGCAACTTCTGAGGCTGCTGGTAGTGCAGTGCAAGAGGCCTTTAGCAAGGATAAAAATAAATGAAATTACCTAAAACAGTAGGAATACATCTATTTATCCTGCTTAATCTATACTGCATTATCACCATCTTCTGTGCCGTTTTTCTTGTCCGTGGCGGTATTGAGTTAATTCATTATCTGAATTCTGATATGTCTAATTTAAATTTAACTGAAGCTTTATTCAAATCGGTTAAAACTGGGCTTGCAACAGGCATTCCGACGGGAACAGGCATTTGGTTCCTGTCAAAAATCAAAGAGCAAAAAAAACAATCACCGCCTTCAAATCCAGAGTAAAGTAAAAACGCGGCCAATCTGTTGCAAAGCCCTCCTCTGCCAGCCAGTTGCCCTTATGGGACAGCGACGCTTGACGGGCGGCAGCGCCGCCGATACAGTGGCGGGCGCGCAGGCCGGGAAGAATGCGGTGGAGAATAACTCGCTGGGCCTGCCGTCCGGCCTGCAAAGTTACGGTCAGGCGGTGGCNTCGTGGGATCAGTATGCCGTGACAAACGAACTGACGCCGGAGCAGAAACAGGCCGGGCTGAATAAGCTGGCGCAGGGTGATTTACCCGCCGGACAGAATGCAGCCACGGGGCTGATAACGGCCTGGGGCGCGGGAGTGTCCGCTGTGGTTGCGCCCGTACTGTTGCCTTCCGGGGCAACGGCAGGGAGTATCCTGGCAGGTGGGGTTATCAGTGGTGCGGCCAATGTCAGTAATCAGATTGCGGGCGGTGACCCGATAAGCATGACCGATGCACTGATAGCGGCGGGTTCAGGGGCTGTTACGCAGGGCAAAGGATTCTGGTTTACGGAGGGAGTCAGCGTCATCGGAGCTTACGGTGGTGCGACGTTGCAGGGTAAAGATGCAGTTCCTGCTGTGGCAGGGGCAGCCGTTGGTACTGCGATTGGTGCGGGTGGTGGTAAAGCCCTGGAAATTGGGAATAAATATTTTCCGATTGTTTCAGATAAAGCGGCGGGTATTGCTGGAGCCATTGGTGGTTCTGTAGCTAGTGAAGCAACAGGTAGTCAAGTTGAGAATAAGCTAAAAGATGGGGGGGATAAGAAATGAAACCTCGTACTTATGGTTTAAAATCGCTCCTGATTTTATTAGTAACTTTTGTCGTCATTATGACTCTTGCTGTTTTGTCTGGATGCTTATGTGCTGCAATTTTGGTTTATTTGAAAAATGGCTCTTTCATCTTTGGCTGGCAGGGGGATGTTCTTTTTTCAATTAAAAGAGGCATCGCGGCAGGTATCCCTACCGGCGTAGGTATTTGGATCTTATCCAGAATGAAAGACAAAAAAACTCCCCCATCAGATCCTGATTGATCTTCTCAAAAGCCCCAACCCCATAGGTTGGGGCTTTACTTTATAACCAGCCACTTACCCCTGTCGCTTCTGCGGTCCCGCAATCACCTGAATAAACTCCTCTATCTGCCGCTGCTTGCGGGCGGACAGCTTGCCGCACACCTGGCGCAGCGCCTGCATTATCTCCGGCTCCGCTGATGGCGGTTTAACCGTCAGTATCAGACAGTCCGGCAGCACCCGCACGTTCACCGCCGTGCCGGTATCAAACCCCGCTTCCCTCAGCCAGCCGCCCTTCAGGGTCACGGCGGGGAACGGCTCAAAGGTGCCCGAATCCCGGACNTAGCCCACGGTATAACTCCTTGATGTTGTGGGTGTGCGTGTCTCTGGCTTATGATGTGTNTCAGCCATAATCAACTCCTTGTTAATTGCTTGTGGTTAGCGGGGTTAAGGTGCGTCAACACCTCAGCCCCGCGCTAAAATCCTTAGCGGCTTCTGTCCCGATCGACGGGTCGTATCGCAGACTCCACCCGGTGNTTTACAATCACCGCATCAATCAGCTTAATGACCGTCTCCTGCTCTTCCGGCTGGCACTGTGCCAGCGCCCTGAACCGCTCCATCAGCCGCGTGTTGCTAATCGGCAACTGCTCGTGATGCGAGCCGAGCAACANATAATCAATGGTCGTGGTAAACAACTCCGCCAGCTGTATCAGCTTCTCAGCCGGGGGAATGTGCATCCCGGACTCATACTTGTTGTACTGCGAAAGCTGCAACCCAATCAGGGCGGCCACTTCCTTCTGCGTACGCCGCTGCTGGTTACGTAGTTCCTTCAGCCGTTTACCAAAAGCCCGCCGTTGTTCTTCAGTCTGCATAAGCTCATCTGTCATATCCGCCATAAGATGCTCCAAGTATACGGGGTACTCTGAAAACGACTTGCTTTANAATCGTATTACGAATATATAATGTATCGCATATCGAATCAAAGAAAATCTTGACAGGTTTTTGACNGGAGTCCGAGCCATGCCCCGCATCCCACAGAAGGAACTGGACGAGTTAAAGCGCAGCGTGTCGTTAGCCGCGCTGGCCGAATCGCAGGGGCACAGGCTGCGCCAGCAGGGGCGTGACCGGGTGCTGCTGTGTCCCTTCCATCAGGAGAAAACCCCCTNGCTGGTTATCAGCCCGGAGAAAAACCTGTATCACTGCTTCGGCTGCGGTGCGGCCGGGTCGGTGGTGGACTGGATGATGAAAACCGAAAACTTCTCCCTGCCCAGGGCGGTGCTGCGGCTGCCTGAGTTCTCCGGCCAGAACCCGTCTTCTTCAGCCGCCGTTCCTGCTTCGCCGCCAGCGCGCCAGACCCTCACCGACCTCGACGACGACGGCCAGGCGCTGCTGGGCCAGGTGGTAAACGGGTATCACCACAATCTGCTGAACAGCCCGGAGGCGCTGGCCTGGCTGGAGAAGCGCGGCCTGAATCATCCTGAACTGGTCAGCCACTTTAAGCTGGGGTTCGCCGGGGCGCACGGCGTGGCGGGTCTGCTGCCGTCAGTGAGCAGCAAAGAGGGTAAACGGCTGCGTGACCGCTTAACACTGCTGGGCGTGCTGCGCGNAACCACCCGCCAGGATCACTTCCGCGGCTGCCTGGTGGTGCCGGTGGTCGGCTGGGCGGAAAGCGGCCATGTGGCGCAGCGCGGGCGGGTGTTGCAGCTGTACGGGCGCAGAACTCTGACCGACAGTCAGATCAAAAAGGGNTCGGCCCGGCATCTCTATCTGCCCGCGCCGCTGGTTGGGGTATGGAACGAGCAGGCGCTGAAAGCCTCGTCAGAGGTGATCCTGTGCGAAGCGCTGATCGACGCCATGACCTTCTGGTGTGCCGGTTACCGTAATGTGATCGCCGCGTTCGGGGCCAACAGCTTTACCGCCGATCATCTGGCGGCGCTGCGCTGGCACGGGGTAAAGCGGGTGCTGATCGCCTTCGACAGGGACGAAGCCGGGGATCGGGGGGCTGAAGCGGTGGCCGGGGAGTTGCAGCAGGCCGGGATCGACGCCTGGCGGGTGCGCTTCCCGCTGGGGCTGGATGCCAACGCCTACGCGCTGAAAAGCGGTAATCCNGAATCCGCCTTCGCGCTGGCGCTGGAGTCGGCTTCCCGGATGCACAGCGGCACGGTGGCCGCATCTGAAACCGTGACGGCCAGCGGNGATAACCCTTCTTCCTTAACCGCCCTCCCTTCCTCACAACCTGCTGCAATCCCGCTTATCGCCTGTGAAACCACGCCATCCGGCGAGCTGCTGTTACGCTCGGGTCCGCGCGTGTGGCGGGNGCGCGGCTGGCAGAAAAATACCCTCTCCGCCGCTTCTGCGCATCCCTGCGCCCGCGGCACTAAGGCTTCCTGCCTGTCGGAAGTGATGAAGGTCAANGTGCGGGTGCTGGACGGATCATCCGGTGCGTTCCACGTTGACCAGCTGGATATGTACCACGCGAAGCAGCGCCAGGCGTATATCAGCGCGGCGGCAAACGAGCTGGGCTGTGATATCGCCATCATCAAACGTGAGGCCGGGCGGGTGCTGCTGGCGCTGGAGCAGCAGCAGGACGCACAGCGCCTCACGGCAGAAACGGAGCAGGCTTGCGGGGCGGTGACGGTAGCCGGTGAGGATGAAGCGGCGGCGCTTGAGTTACTGAAATCCCCCGACCTGGCGGAGCGTATCGTGAATGACCTTGCATCCTGTGGCGTGGTGGGTGAAAGCAGCAATCTGTTAACCGGTTACCTGGCGGGCACGTCACGCAAGCTGGATAAACCGCTGGCGGTTTTAATCCAGTCTTCCAGTGCGGCGGGTAAATCGTCGCTGATGGACGCNGTTCTCGGCCTGATGCCGGAAGAAGAGCGCATCCAGTACAGCGCCATGACCGGGCAGAGCCTGTATTACCTCGGNGAAACCAGCCTGCAACACAAGATACTGGCAATCGCCGAAGAAGAAGGGGTACGCCAGGCGGCNTACGCGCTGAAGCTGTTGCAGAGTGACGGCGAGCTGAAAATAGCCAGCACCGGCAAGGACGAGGCAAGCGGCGAACTGGTCACCCGCGAGTACCGCGTCAAAGGCCCGGTGATGCTGATGCTCACCACCACCGCNATCGACGTGGACGAGGAGCTGCTGAACCGCTGCCTGGTGCTGACGGTCAACGAGTCGCGGGAGCAGACGCGGGCAATACACGCCATGCAGCGCCACGGCCAGACGCTGGAAGGGCTGCTGGCCACCTCGGAAAAAAGTTACTTAACCGGGCTGCACCAGAACGCCCAGCGGCTGTTACGTCCGCTGAAGGTGGTTAATCCTTACGCGGAACGGCTCACCTTCCTGTCAGACAAAACCCGCACCCGGCGCGACCATATGAAGTACCTCACCTTAATCCAGGCGGTGGCGCTGCTGCACCAGTACCAGCGGACGGTGAAGCGCACGGCGCATCGCGGCGAGGTTATCGAGTATATCGAGGTGCAGCCGTCGGATATCGCGTTAGCCAATAAGC contains:
- a CDS encoding helix-turn-helix domain-containing protein; translation: MADMTDELMQTEEQRRAFGKRLKELRNQQRRTQKEVAALIGLQLSQYNKYESGMHIPPAEKLIQLAELFTTTIDYXLLGSHHEQLPISNTRLMERFRALAQCQPEEQETVIKLIDAVIVXHRVESAIRPVDRDRSR
- the symE gene encoding endoribonuclease SymE; the encoded protein is MAXTHHKPETRTPTTSRSYTVGXVRDSGTFEPFPAVTLKGGWLREAGFDTGTAVNVRVLPDCLILTVKPPSAEPEIMQALRQVCGKLSARKQRQIEEFIQVIAGPQKRQG
- a CDS encoding hemagglutinin repeat-containing protein produces the protein MNKLCYRIIFNRARGLLMVVADIARSRTGSSRTRRDKIPMRCCRLSPLSCAMLAAFAFVTSPGEAQAGIVADGQAPNNQQPNIVSSANGTPQINIQTPSEAGVSRNTYSQFDVDNKGAILNNSRHHVATQLGGMVAGNQWLAGGEAKVILNEVNSRDPSRLHGYIEVAGRQAQVVIANPSGISCNGCGFINANRATLTTGQAQMSNGQLTGYAVERGEIVVQGAGMDSSRQDYTDVIARSVKINAGIVAKALNVTAGRNRVDAAHQQIDTLAADGSARPQLAVDVARLGGMYANKIRLIGTEQGVGVANAGNIGAQAGSLVVTADGRIENSGNLHSSAGMNVASNTAINNSGALQAGDSASLTSTGDLHNGGSIAARNHLQTQSASLNSEPGSVLAAGVNQDGKLTGSGKLTLTTSGQLRAQGQNLAAGDFTARGQGVDVRHGSSSANNITLDAGQSDLLTGSGAQIAAQRQLTASSGKMLNNDGGSLSADKLSINAHDLSNQQGAITQLGSDSLQLSHRGNLNNLGGSLASNGKDLTIQSAIINNQDGKIVHAADGNLSLSSDRLNGAQGQILSNGHLSMTTGDTLLDGGVTLAQLITLTANSLSNRDGKILQTGSGTLSLTALNAVENQNGTLAAGGDIHLRAASLNNQQGQISAQDNGSLNVNLLNPLNNQQGVIQADGTVGIDTQGQQIDNRSGLLSAGKSLTLLSGELVNQAGQLRSGGDLQLHSHGHKLDNAQGGIISSFGNARLDVSELDNRGGQLQTVGNALLNAFQGLVNNTAGLIRSGATTTINAAQIVNRDSNTQNTGLEGQSVQLNSDSLDNTQGTLRANDLLAITTMQSLNNSQGLVSSADAISVSGGDTLKLSNSGGTLISGKDLQLRAASLAGDGRVLSQGAMTLNLQQGFVNQGDVIANGDLNFNVGGNVDNRALLKSGATLNLHSASLNNAAEGEISAGQNHIFTDGELTNRGLIDGSLTHIQSGTLTNTGSGRIYGDHIALQSGTLNNLAEGGTAATIAARERLDIGAQNINNSDHALIFSAGDAATGGQLNDIWQASGQASVFNNHSATLESVGNMTLNIGQINNFNDHLVTQEVVSEPSQHHEAVLQGATTRHDWDKVDTSYSNKYDVHDAIMPDGSVNNEFYEYQYQRTVTETQITESDPGQIIAGGNLTIDSDRINNYDSRMMAGGTLGVNPGAVLNNVASEGTKVTVDIGRQTHWYAKKSSNGLLGGTKTSQGKDTNRYRPAPMMQTFALATMVYQGHTQVNGSGTTIGGRATSELNQQADNAAVVTPPADHIVEIALPNQAANSVIRVTSPNTHLPDNSLFQLHGEVTSHYLIETDPRFTHQKQWLSSDYMQSALSQDPDRLDKRLGDGYYEQRLIREQIVDLTGQRYLAGYNNDGEQYKALMDAGVTFAKDYHLTLGVALTPAQMALLTSDMVWLVRQDVTLPDGSQQSVLVPQVYARVKKGDLDGSGALLSGNNLVLNTGRDLTNGGKIAGREVTQINADTLNNSGIIGANRVNLNALTDINNIGGTLQGGDALVAIAGRDINSSSTLAGDDSNRYLNRPAGIYVQNDNGALGLLAVNNINLTASQLDNSGNNSQTEIIAGHDLNLNTLTTTHSEKSDWGSDNYRHLTQTGDIGTQLNGGGSVALSAGHDLNAQAAAITAKDSVAMQAGHDINLTAGDSAYHLTEHSQQTVKGLLSGKSAETHDEVQSQSALGSSVSGNSVTMQAGHDLRVSASSVASTQDVSLLAGNDLNINTAGQSRQETHLREEEKTGLTGTGGIGFSYGKNALKTTDEGQSQSSAGSIVGSSRGNVNLTAGNALTVKGSEVLGGQDLNLSGKQVSILAADNQSVQTHTVEQKQSGLTLALSGAVGSAVNGAVTSASEASNASSGRLAALDGIKTALGGVQAYQGYQLGTAQGEDAKNLFGVNLSYGSQSSKSQQTQTSNQSQGSTLTAGNNLNIRATDADITVQGSQLQAGRDLGLAAARDVNLLSAQNTSLLEGKNESHGASVGVGINFGGDKNGLTLNASGNKGTGSENGNGVTHTETTLNAGHHLTISSGRDTTLTGAQVSGDSVTLDTARNLTLTSEQDSDNYDSKQQNASAGGSAGAGGPGGSFNLSRDKMHSTWDSVQEQTGIFAGKGGFDITTGGHTQLNGAVIGSTATADKNRLDTGTLGFADXDNRADYKVEHLSTGFSTGGSTGGQFLSNLGSTLLVGANGEDHDSSATQAAVSDGSIIIRDKNAQQQDVADLXRDVEHASQTLSPIFNKEKEQQRLQEAXKIGEIGAQALDIAATQGKIEATHAANDKIAGATQHDRDKALAELKKQDPSKQYDSADXEKQVYQNFYNQALTESQFGTGGKVQQAIQAATAAVQGLAGGNIAQAMAGGAAPYLAEVIHKMTSDPATGSVDVQSNLMAHAVLGAVVAQTSGHSALAGAAGATTGEFIAQQLYPGIDRNQLNEEQKQTVSALGTLAAGLAGGLTGGSAADTVAGAQAGKNAVENNALSLPSGLQSYVQAVASWDQYAVTNELTPEQKQAGLNKLAQGDLPAGQNAATGLITAWGAGVSAVVAPVLLPSGATAGSILTGGVISGAANVSNQIAGGGPVSMTDALIAAGSGAVTXGKGFWFTEGVSVIGAYGGATLQGKDAVPAVAGAAVGTAIGAGSGILISEKLKPVVSGNTAEILGNITGSATSEAAGSAVQEAFSKDKNK
- a CDS encoding CHC2 zinc finger domain-containing protein, whose translation is MPRIPQKELDELKRSVSLAALAESQGHRLRQQGRDRVLLCPFHQEKTPXLVISPEKNLYHCFGCGAAGSVVDWMMKTENFSLPRAVLRLPEFSGQNPSSSAAVPASPPARQTLTDLDDDGQALLGQVVNGYHHNLLNSPEALAWLEKRGLNHPELVSHFKLGFAGAHGVAGLLPSVSSKEGKRLRDRLTLLGVLRXTTRQDHFRGCLVVPVVGWAESGHVAQRGRVLQLYGRRTLTDSQIKKGSARHLYLPAPLVGVWNEQALKASSEVILCEALIDAMTFWCAGYRNVIAAFGANSFTADHLAALRWHGVKRVLIAFDRDEAGDRGAEAVAGELQQAGIDAWRVRFPLGLDANAYALKSGNPESAFALALESASRMHSGTVAASETVTASGDNPSSLTALPSSQPAAIPLIACETTPSGELLLRSGPRVWRXRGWQKNTLSAASAHPCARGTKASCLSEVMKVXVRVLDGSSGAFHVDQLDMYHAKQRQAYISAAANELGCDIAIIKREAGRVLLALEQQQDAQRLTAETEQACGAVTVAGEDEAAALELLKSPDLAERIVNDLASCGVVGESSNLLTGYLAGTSRKLDKPLAVLIQSSSAAGKSSLMDAVLGLMPEEERIQYSAMTGQSLYYLGETSLQHKILAIAEEEGVRQAAYALKLLQSDGELKIASTGKDEASGELVTREYRVKGPVMLMLTTTAIDVDEELLNRCLVLTVNESREQTRAIHAMQRHGQTLEGLLATSEKSYLTGLHQNAQRLLRPLKVVNPYAERLTFLSDKTRTRRDHMKYLTLIQAVALLHQYQRTVKRTAHRGEVIEYIEVQPSDIALANKLAHEVLGRTLDEMPPQTRKLLVLLKAWVGETAQKQAVKPGELHFTRRDVRERLHWGDTQLKVHLARLLEMEYLLLYRRGLSHEYALLWDGEEGDRAHLCGLLEVAESGTTDEGGADRSGCQAVRSDISGHRSASGRDAVGGRPDRTKPASGQAARGVESKPVGINGNAVIREKKKAPLPPPPPLSAPSS